A stretch of the Archangium violaceum genome encodes the following:
- a CDS encoding terminase large subunit domain-containing protein, which yields MVASAAIQQSGEDLYKGVTLLSSATQGRFSLFDQLVLKHRAARIKESLTHALGLTPAEVLALYYEPRYSLRPVQKTPSEVWRTWFFLGGRGTGKTHAGASAVIEEARADPNAVMLIVGPTDSEIRKNQLEGSSGILTLSPPWFRPAHKRSKRMLVWPNGAVAHYVPAQAGPDKFRGYNVSFVWADEIVAWKKHPEDVYDQCRTKCARIITPRMERLGLPARVVITTTPAPTPLFRQILKDKDRLFLAQSTTFDNAANLDPSFIRQALALANSTDGRREYGGELFFPMDATLYKRVNWDAARVESIETIPARQGKPLFDKVVVSVDPATGEKKGADLHGIVVVGIREEDDGLLHTYVLQDLSLQEPEPTAWAKVAVDAVHRWKHLAPPKKTFVFAETNTGGSMVKSTIRGVDAKVKVKGMRAMQSKAERAAPVTAQCEAGLVHMVGKHHKLEKQLSEFTGQEGGHGRDDRADAFAWPIYLYVCPKRQNAGAAGRGAQQAQAGTEDEDDE from the coding sequence ATGGTGGCGAGCGCGGCGATACAGCAGTCCGGGGAGGACCTCTACAAGGGCGTCACCCTGCTGTCCTCGGCTACGCAGGGACGCTTCTCGCTCTTCGACCAGCTCGTCCTGAAGCACCGGGCCGCGCGCATCAAGGAGTCCCTCACCCACGCGCTCGGCCTCACGCCCGCCGAGGTGCTCGCCCTGTACTACGAGCCGCGCTACTCGCTGCGGCCGGTCCAGAAGACGCCCTCGGAGGTGTGGCGTACGTGGTTCTTCCTGGGCGGCCGCGGCACTGGGAAGACGCATGCCGGCGCCTCGGCCGTCATCGAGGAGGCCCGCGCCGACCCGAACGCGGTGATGCTCATCGTCGGGCCTACCGACTCAGAGATTCGGAAGAACCAGCTCGAGGGCTCGTCCGGAATCCTCACCCTCTCGCCCCCCTGGTTCCGTCCGGCCCACAAGCGCAGCAAGCGCATGCTGGTATGGCCCAACGGAGCAGTCGCGCACTACGTGCCGGCCCAGGCCGGCCCCGACAAGTTCCGCGGCTACAACGTGTCCTTCGTCTGGGCCGACGAGATCGTGGCCTGGAAGAAGCACCCCGAGGACGTCTACGACCAGTGCCGCACGAAGTGCGCGCGCATCATCACCCCGCGCATGGAGCGACTGGGCCTGCCGGCGCGCGTCGTCATCACCACCACGCCAGCGCCCACCCCGCTCTTCCGGCAAATCCTCAAGGACAAGGACAGGCTCTTCCTCGCGCAGTCCACCACCTTCGACAACGCAGCCAACCTCGATCCGTCCTTCATCCGCCAGGCGCTGGCGCTCGCCAACTCCACGGATGGCCGGCGGGAGTACGGCGGCGAGCTCTTCTTCCCCATGGACGCGACGCTCTACAAACGCGTCAACTGGGACGCCGCCCGCGTGGAGAGCATTGAGACCATCCCAGCGCGCCAGGGTAAGCCGCTCTTCGACAAGGTCGTGGTCAGTGTGGACCCGGCCACCGGCGAGAAGAAGGGCGCGGACCTGCACGGCATCGTCGTGGTGGGGATTCGCGAGGAGGACGACGGCCTGCTGCACACGTACGTACTGCAGGACCTGTCGCTTCAGGAGCCTGAGCCCACGGCCTGGGCGAAAGTCGCCGTGGACGCCGTCCACCGTTGGAAGCACCTGGCGCCGCCGAAGAAGACGTTCGTGTTCGCCGAGACAAACACGGGCGGGTCGATGGTGAAGAGCACCATCCGGGGCGTGGATGCCAAGGTGAAGGTGAAGGGCATGCGCGCCATGCAGTCGAAGGCCGAGCGCGCCGCCCCCGTGACGGCGCAGTGCGAGGCGGGCTTGGTGCACATGGTCGGAAAGCACCACAAGCTGGAGAAACAGCTCTCCGAGTTCACCGGACAGGAAGGCGGCCACGGCCGCGACGACCGGGCGGACGCATTCGCGTGGCCGATCTATCTCTACGTGTGCCCGAAGCGGCAGAACGCTGGAGCAGCTGGCCGAGGTGCGCAGCAGGCCCAGGCTGGCACGGAGGACGAGGAC